One stretch of Pradoshia sp. D12 DNA includes these proteins:
- a CDS encoding DUF779 domain-containing protein, translating to MVERVVATEEALQLIDSLKRTHGSIMFYQSGGCCDGSAPMCYKEDDFKTGDSDVYLGSIGGAPFYIHKMQYEYWKHTQLILDATDGRGAAFSLDSIEDCHFITKSRVFSDEEYAKLKNQIEA from the coding sequence ATGGTAGAACGTGTCGTAGCAACCGAAGAGGCACTTCAATTAATAGATTCATTAAAAAGAACTCACGGCTCTATTATGTTTTACCAATCCGGAGGCTGCTGTGATGGATCTGCTCCCATGTGTTATAAGGAAGATGATTTTAAAACGGGGGATTCTGATGTATACCTCGGTTCCATTGGAGGAGCACCGTTTTATATCCATAAGATGCAATATGAGTACTGGAAACATACTCAATTGATCCTAGATGCTACTGATGGAAGAGGAGCAGCCTTTTCACTTGATAGTATAGAAGATTGTCATTTCATTACGAAATCACGAGTATTCTCTGATGAAGAATATGCAAAACTAAAAAATCAAATAGAAGCCTAA
- a CDS encoding sugar porter family MFS transporter: MVNEKKISSRFIYFFGAFAGILFGYDIGVMTGALPFLESDWSLEGRATAIGWITSSVMFGAIFGGVVAGQLSDRLGRRKMILISAVIFVVGSILSGIAPHDGILFLIVSRMFLGLAVGAASALVPAYMSEMAPAKLRGRLSGINQTMIVSGMLLSYIVDYLLKDLPETMAWRMMLGLAAVPAIILFFGMLKLPESPRFLIKNNKFDEARKVLGYIRSNKKDIDAEIKQIQEAAKEEKTVSQKTSWGTLLSGKYRYLVFAGVGVAAFQQFQGANAIFYYIPLIVENATGHAASSALMWPIIQGIILVIGSLVFLVIADKFKRRTLLTVGGTIMGLSFIFPAILNILIPNVNPMMMVVFLSIYVAFYSFTWAPLTWVIVGEIFPLAIRGRASGLASSFNWIGSFLVGLLFPIMIAFMPQEAVFAIFGGICLLGVLFIRTCVPETRGRSLEDIEKIGESKQAKAKSA; this comes from the coding sequence ATGGTTAATGAAAAGAAAATATCAAGTCGCTTTATTTATTTCTTTGGAGCTTTTGCCGGCATTCTTTTTGGTTATGATATAGGTGTTATGACGGGAGCATTACCTTTTTTAGAAAGTGATTGGAGCCTCGAAGGAAGAGCTACCGCTATTGGTTGGATTACCTCTTCGGTAATGTTTGGAGCTATTTTTGGAGGTGTCGTAGCTGGTCAGCTGTCTGACCGTTTAGGACGACGCAAAATGATTTTAATATCTGCTGTCATTTTTGTTGTGGGATCCATATTGTCAGGCATAGCCCCCCATGATGGAATACTATTTTTGATTGTATCACGGATGTTTCTAGGACTAGCTGTTGGGGCTGCCTCTGCGTTGGTTCCAGCCTATATGTCGGAAATGGCGCCTGCAAAATTGCGCGGTCGTCTGTCAGGAATAAATCAAACCATGATCGTTTCTGGGATGTTGCTCTCATACATTGTTGATTATCTATTGAAAGACCTGCCAGAAACTATGGCATGGCGGATGATGCTTGGTTTGGCTGCAGTACCTGCTATCATCTTATTTTTTGGAATGTTAAAGTTACCTGAATCACCAAGATTTTTAATTAAGAATAATAAATTTGATGAAGCTCGTAAGGTATTGGGCTATATTCGTTCAAATAAAAAAGATATTGATGCTGAAATAAAACAAATTCAAGAAGCTGCAAAAGAAGAAAAAACGGTAAGTCAGAAAACGTCTTGGGGAACTCTCTTAAGTGGTAAATACCGTTACTTGGTCTTTGCGGGTGTAGGTGTAGCAGCTTTTCAACAATTCCAGGGTGCAAATGCCATCTTCTATTACATTCCTTTGATTGTGGAAAATGCTACGGGTCATGCAGCCAGTTCCGCGTTGATGTGGCCAATCATTCAGGGGATTATCCTCGTAATAGGTTCATTAGTATTCCTGGTCATTGCTGATAAATTTAAGCGCCGTACTTTATTAACAGTTGGCGGAACCATTATGGGACTCTCCTTTATTTTTCCGGCCATCTTAAACATACTAATTCCTAATGTGAATCCGATGATGATGGTTGTTTTTCTAAGTATCTATGTTGCGTTTTATTCATTCACATGGGCTCCTTTAACTTGGGTCATAGTTGGAGAAATATTCCCGCTAGCCATTCGCGGACGTGCGTCAGGATTAGCTTCATCATTTAACTGGATTGGTTCTTTCTTGGTCGGATTGCTTTTCCCAATCATGATTGCTTTTATGCCTCAAGAAGCTGTTTTTGCCATCTTCGGTGGTATTTGTTTACTGGGAGTCCTATTTATACGGACATGTGTTCCTGAAACTCGCGGTCGCAGTTTAGAGGATATAGAGAAAATTGGAGAAAGTAAACAGGCTAAGGCGAAAAGTGCATAA
- a CDS encoding aldehyde dehydrogenase family protein: MIYANPNTEGAVVHFKEKYDNFIGGKWVAPVKGQYFENKSPVTGEVFTKAARSSAEDIELALDAAHAAKEAWGKTSTAERARILNKIADRLEENLEMLAVAETWDNGKAVRETLNADVPLAIDHFRYFASAIRTQEGRTTQLDNDTVAYHFQEPLGVVGQIIPWNFPILMAVWKIAPALAAGNCIVLKPAEQTPASIMVLVELIQDILPAGVLNIVNGFGIEVGKPLATNPRIAKIAFTGSTAVGRQIMQYATENIIPVTLELGGKSPNVFFEDVIDKDDEFLNKAIEGLVMFALNSGEICTCPSRALIQESIYDKFMERALERVKAIKIGNPLDTEVMMGAQASNEQKEKILSYIKLGKEEGAECLIGGEENDLGEDLKNGNYIKPTVFKGHNKMRIFQEEIFGPVLSVTTFKDFDEAMEIANDTLYGLGAGVWSRSGDLAYRAGRAIQAGRVWTNTYHQYPAGAAFGGYKLSGIGRENHAMMLDHYQQTKCLLVSYDKNAQGFF; the protein is encoded by the coding sequence ATGATTTATGCAAATCCAAATACAGAAGGCGCAGTTGTGCATTTCAAAGAGAAATACGATAACTTTATTGGCGGAAAATGGGTTGCACCTGTTAAAGGTCAATACTTTGAAAATAAATCTCCGGTAACTGGAGAAGTTTTTACAAAGGCTGCTCGTTCTTCTGCTGAAGATATTGAATTAGCATTAGATGCGGCACATGCAGCAAAAGAAGCTTGGGGGAAAACTTCTACTGCTGAACGTGCACGTATTTTAAATAAAATTGCAGATCGTTTAGAAGAAAACCTGGAAATGCTCGCAGTAGCTGAGACTTGGGATAACGGGAAAGCAGTACGTGAAACATTGAATGCTGATGTTCCTTTGGCAATTGATCACTTCCGTTATTTCGCAAGTGCCATTCGTACACAAGAAGGAAGAACTACTCAATTAGATAATGATACAGTAGCTTACCACTTCCAAGAACCACTTGGTGTTGTTGGTCAAATCATTCCTTGGAATTTCCCAATTCTAATGGCTGTCTGGAAGATTGCCCCGGCATTAGCAGCAGGTAACTGCATCGTATTAAAACCAGCTGAACAAACTCCTGCATCCATTATGGTTCTTGTTGAGTTAATTCAGGATATACTCCCAGCGGGTGTTCTGAACATCGTAAATGGTTTTGGTATTGAAGTAGGGAAACCACTTGCAACAAATCCACGTATTGCGAAGATTGCCTTTACTGGCTCTACAGCAGTGGGACGCCAAATAATGCAATATGCTACTGAAAACATTATTCCTGTCACATTGGAGCTTGGCGGTAAATCACCTAACGTATTCTTTGAAGATGTAATAGACAAAGATGATGAATTTTTAAATAAAGCAATCGAAGGCTTAGTGATGTTTGCTCTAAACTCCGGTGAAATTTGCACATGCCCTTCCCGTGCATTAATCCAGGAATCAATCTATGATAAATTTATGGAACGTGCATTAGAGCGTGTGAAAGCTATTAAGATTGGCAACCCACTTGACACAGAAGTTATGATGGGCGCACAGGCTTCAAATGAACAAAAAGAAAAAATCTTATCCTACATTAAACTCGGCAAAGAAGAAGGTGCTGAATGTTTAATTGGCGGAGAAGAAAATGACCTTGGTGAAGACCTTAAAAATGGTAACTATATTAAACCGACTGTTTTCAAAGGTCATAACAAAATGCGTATATTCCAGGAAGAAATCTTTGGTCCAGTTCTTAGTGTAACGACTTTCAAAGATTTTGACGAAGCAATGGAAATTGCAAATGATACCTTGTACGGATTAGGTGCCGGTGTATGGTCCCGCAGTGGAGATCTTGCTTACCGTGCCGGCCGTGCGATACAAGCTGGTCGTGTATGGACAAACACATATCATCAATATCCAGCAGGTGCTGCTTTCGGCGGTTACAAATTATCCGGTATCGGCCGTGAAAACCATGCTATGATGTTAGATCATTACCAACAAACAAAATGTTTGTTAGTAAGCTATGATAAAAATGCTCAAGGTTTCTTCTAA
- the rbsK gene encoding ribokinase: MDIAVIGSNMVDLISYIDRMPEEGETLEAPSFSMGCGGKGANQAVAAAKLGSKVMMVTKVGDDIFADNTIQNLKRYGIDTEFTNKVPGSSSGVAPIFVDSDSKNRILIIKGANQYLLPEDVDKAAEKLKTCSLIILQLEIALETVYRAIEFGNEHGIPVILNPAPATKNLDFNYVCKCDFFVPNESELDILTGMPVSTIEQIKAAAVSLIDKGVKNVIVTMGSRGVMWITDRGTQIVDSFKVDAVDTTGAGDAFIGCFAYNYIQNGDIVQSIKMANAFAALSVTKRGTQNSYPSMDEVKLFLSKRIEA; this comes from the coding sequence ATGGATATTGCGGTGATAGGATCCAATATGGTCGATCTAATTTCCTATATTGATAGAATGCCAGAAGAGGGAGAAACACTTGAAGCACCTAGCTTTTCAATGGGGTGTGGAGGAAAAGGGGCCAACCAGGCAGTGGCAGCTGCAAAACTGGGCTCCAAGGTCATGATGGTTACGAAGGTAGGCGATGACATTTTTGCAGATAACACCATTCAAAATCTTAAACGCTATGGAATTGATACAGAATTTACGAATAAGGTCCCCGGAAGCAGCAGCGGGGTCGCACCAATCTTTGTAGATTCGGATTCCAAAAATCGTATTTTAATCATTAAAGGGGCCAATCAGTACCTTTTACCTGAGGATGTCGATAAAGCGGCCGAAAAGCTCAAGACATGTTCTTTAATTATTCTTCAGTTAGAAATCGCGCTCGAAACCGTTTATCGGGCGATAGAATTTGGGAACGAGCATGGGATTCCTGTTATTCTGAATCCTGCTCCTGCTACCAAAAATTTGGATTTCAATTATGTATGCAAATGTGACTTTTTTGTTCCCAATGAAAGTGAACTGGATATCTTGACTGGCATGCCTGTTTCAACGATTGAGCAAATTAAAGCTGCTGCAGTCAGCCTGATAGATAAAGGAGTTAAAAATGTTATCGTGACGATGGGAAGCCGAGGCGTGATGTGGATAACCGATAGAGGAACGCAAATCGTTGATTCATTCAAGGTTGATGCTGTAGACACAACGGGGGCCGGAGACGCATTCATCGGCTGTTTCGCCTATAATTATATTCAGAATGGGGATATTGTCCAATCGATAAAAATGGCTAATGCCTTTGCAGCATTAAGTGTCACAAAACGTGGTACACAGAATTCTTATCCAAGTATGGATGAAGTTAAGTTGTTTTTAAGCAAAAGAATTGAAGCGTAA
- the araA gene encoding L-arabinose isomerase encodes MSKVKEFWFVVGSQHLYGEEALAEVKAHAQTMTDALNESGILPYPLVLQDLAVSADKITSIMKEVNYRDEVAGVITWMHTFSPAKMWIRGTKLLQKPLLHLATQFNESIPWETIDMDFMNLNQSAHGDREYGFINARLKKQNKVVVGYWKRAEVQKQIAEWMDVAVAYNESFNIKVARFGDNMRNVGVTEGDKVEAQIQFGWTVDYFGIGDLVQYVNDVKDEEVNDLIAEYAELYEFDYGIYSKEDWEKSVKVQASYEIAIKRFLDDGGYNAFTTNFEDLYGMKQLPGLAVQRLMAQGYGFAGEGDWKTAALDRLLKVMSHNQSTGFMEDYTYELAVGQEAALQSHMLEVDPTLACNKPKIVVSPLGIGDREDPARLVFDGKAGDGVVVSMADFGTHYKLLINEVSAFEPTVKAPNLPVARVLWEVKPNFQDGVKAWIENGGGHHTVVSLNLTTDQIITYAKLVDLDYVVIR; translated from the coding sequence ATGTCTAAAGTAAAAGAGTTTTGGTTTGTCGTAGGTTCACAGCATCTATATGGGGAAGAAGCACTGGCGGAAGTCAAAGCACACGCACAAACGATGACGGATGCCTTAAATGAAAGCGGTATATTACCTTACCCGCTTGTATTGCAGGATTTAGCTGTAAGTGCAGATAAAATTACAAGCATTATGAAAGAAGTGAACTATCGTGATGAGGTTGCGGGCGTAATTACTTGGATGCATACCTTCTCACCAGCAAAAATGTGGATTCGCGGAACAAAATTATTACAAAAGCCATTGCTACATTTAGCAACGCAGTTTAACGAAAGTATTCCATGGGAAACCATTGATATGGACTTCATGAATCTGAATCAATCAGCTCATGGTGATCGTGAATATGGATTTATCAATGCGCGTTTGAAAAAGCAAAATAAAGTTGTAGTAGGTTACTGGAAACGTGCTGAAGTCCAAAAGCAAATAGCAGAATGGATGGATGTAGCGGTTGCTTATAACGAAAGCTTCAATATAAAAGTTGCTCGTTTTGGTGATAACATGCGTAATGTTGGAGTAACCGAAGGGGATAAGGTAGAGGCTCAAATTCAATTTGGATGGACTGTTGACTACTTTGGTATAGGCGATCTTGTTCAATATGTGAATGACGTTAAGGACGAAGAAGTGAACGATTTAATTGCTGAGTATGCGGAACTATATGAATTTGATTATGGCATATACAGCAAAGAAGATTGGGAAAAGAGCGTGAAGGTGCAAGCAAGCTATGAAATTGCCATTAAGCGTTTCCTTGATGATGGTGGTTACAATGCATTCACAACTAACTTTGAAGACTTATATGGCATGAAACAGCTTCCTGGCCTTGCAGTGCAACGTTTGATGGCCCAAGGATATGGATTTGCTGGTGAAGGGGATTGGAAGACTGCAGCCCTAGATCGCTTACTTAAAGTGATGAGCCATAACCAATCGACTGGATTTATGGAGGATTACACTTATGAACTAGCTGTTGGGCAAGAAGCTGCTCTTCAATCACATATGCTTGAAGTAGATCCAACATTAGCTTGCAACAAGCCAAAAATTGTCGTATCTCCATTAGGTATCGGTGATCGTGAAGATCCGGCTCGTTTAGTTTTCGATGGTAAGGCAGGAGATGGTGTTGTTGTTTCAATGGCTGACTTTGGTACACATTACAAGCTTTTGATTAATGAAGTTTCTGCTTTTGAGCCAACTGTTAAAGCACCTAATCTTCCAGTAGCACGTGTACTATGGGAAGTAAAGCCAAACTTCCAGGATGGGGTTAAAGCGTGGATTGAGAATGGCGGCGGTCACCATACAGTTGTTTCATTGAATCTGACAACAGATCAAATTATCACGTATGCAAAGCTTGTTGACTTAGATTATGTAGTTATTAGGTAA
- a CDS encoding polyprenyl synthetase family protein — protein MNEKVINNSDKCYVLAEEKAEKYFESLRAQVIEKSYIDALTKDIQSWKQNHIRHRSLASLFAHKNKKTTNKEYHQYISWLNKRGKLEQYLHRSISYIYLRDLGKALDKPETQTKIKQVVDTLISQLVTDKFEEASEFDLFSTHGLYRWGQKENIESTVIWLFDKLRIVSSSIPNGMDAENAQRKLIKIIGGVMMHVREEMGSDISPEERAQKLDEAIRLGYSYGLTYPFIDDLLDANVLSDEEKKQFSTIIRMTLINGTVPEIDEWSGKNEELIRFIHSELKEAFEYIKGCQSPENSRIFFDQAYVFFHSQEVDRVKELTNEHYTNEDLFIPIILKSSSSRLIVRSVISAPEDEGFNKRTFYYGIYNQLADDFADLFDDMDAGAVTPYTYYLTYHDKRPDLINPFELYWTVIFNLIHHVYDSDPHACEVILDRAINGLKRNKERLGTKQYDELMNLLTANMPTFNRLIQTMVQKADDVDFFDKLLRDHILSNMRKDRQEESEFANTIKSIRQEINQYLPINQLESTLLTNDPIIDAANYSLEGDGKRLRPIVTWMMGVREYGLDSTAIVPLLKSLEYMHTASLILDDLPSQDNAPIRRGRATLHTVHNTGIAEITSVYLIQNAMKEQASLKQFDAASVLQLIRYSSQVAMDMCRGQAMDLESKGKMLTLEELNTLSFYKTGIAFEASLIMPAILAQVGESEIEKLKKFAHHAGIAFQIKDDLLDLEGDDLLLGKPVGQDKENNNSTFVSVLGREGARKVMWDHYCYAMEAIVQISPKSSFLKHLLNYMVNRQR, from the coding sequence ATGAATGAGAAGGTCATAAATAATAGTGATAAATGTTATGTATTGGCTGAAGAGAAGGCTGAAAAGTATTTTGAATCCTTGCGTGCGCAGGTGATTGAAAAGAGCTATATCGATGCATTAACGAAAGATATTCAATCGTGGAAGCAGAATCATATTCGTCATCGATCCTTAGCTTCCCTTTTTGCTCATAAAAATAAAAAAACAACAAATAAGGAGTATCATCAGTATATAAGCTGGTTGAATAAGAGAGGGAAACTGGAGCAGTATCTTCATCGAAGTATTTCATATATCTATCTGAGAGATTTGGGCAAAGCCCTGGACAAGCCTGAAACACAAACTAAAATCAAACAAGTCGTGGATACGCTCATCTCTCAATTAGTTACAGATAAATTTGAAGAAGCTAGTGAGTTTGATTTGTTTAGTACACACGGTTTGTACAGATGGGGCCAAAAGGAGAATATCGAGTCAACAGTCATCTGGCTATTCGACAAGCTAAGAATCGTGTCATCCTCTATACCGAATGGAATGGATGCCGAAAATGCCCAACGTAAATTAATCAAAATCATAGGTGGAGTTATGATGCACGTTAGGGAAGAGATGGGCTCTGATATTTCCCCGGAGGAACGGGCACAGAAACTTGATGAAGCCATTCGGCTAGGATATTCCTATGGTCTGACCTATCCTTTTATAGATGATTTACTAGATGCAAATGTTTTATCCGATGAGGAGAAAAAGCAGTTTTCAACTATCATTAGAATGACGCTTATAAATGGGACAGTCCCAGAAATAGACGAGTGGTCTGGTAAAAATGAAGAACTTATCCGGTTTATTCATTCAGAACTGAAGGAAGCATTCGAGTATATTAAAGGTTGCCAAAGCCCTGAAAATTCCAGGATATTTTTCGACCAGGCGTATGTGTTTTTTCATTCACAGGAAGTAGACCGAGTTAAAGAGTTAACAAATGAACATTACACCAATGAAGATTTGTTTATTCCAATCATATTAAAATCATCATCTTCACGATTGATCGTTCGTTCTGTTATTAGTGCACCAGAGGATGAAGGGTTTAACAAACGCACGTTTTACTATGGAATATACAATCAATTGGCAGATGACTTTGCGGATTTATTTGATGATATGGATGCAGGAGCGGTCACTCCATATACGTATTATCTAACCTATCATGATAAGCGTCCTGACCTTATTAACCCATTCGAATTATATTGGACGGTTATTTTCAACTTGATTCATCATGTATATGATTCTGATCCACATGCTTGTGAGGTCATACTAGATCGAGCAATTAATGGCCTAAAAAGAAATAAAGAACGATTAGGTACTAAGCAGTATGATGAATTGATGAATTTATTAACAGCAAATATGCCGACATTTAATCGCCTTATCCAAACGATGGTTCAGAAAGCAGATGATGTGGATTTCTTTGATAAATTGCTCCGAGATCATATCCTTTCCAATATGAGAAAGGATCGTCAAGAGGAAAGCGAATTTGCTAACACAATAAAGAGCATTCGTCAGGAGATTAATCAATATCTGCCTATTAATCAACTAGAATCTACACTTTTGACGAATGATCCAATCATTGATGCGGCAAATTACAGTCTTGAAGGTGATGGAAAGAGGCTAAGGCCAATCGTGACCTGGATGATGGGAGTCAGGGAGTATGGGCTGGATTCTACAGCGATTGTGCCGCTTCTTAAATCCCTGGAATATATGCATACGGCATCTCTTATTCTCGATGATCTGCCATCTCAGGATAATGCGCCTATTCGAAGAGGCCGTGCTACCTTGCATACGGTCCATAATACAGGAATAGCAGAAATAACTTCAGTATATCTTATTCAGAATGCTATGAAGGAACAAGCATCACTGAAACAGTTTGATGCTGCGTCTGTTCTACAGTTAATTCGATATTCATCCCAGGTAGCCATGGATATGTGCAGAGGGCAGGCAATGGACTTGGAATCGAAAGGGAAAATGCTGACTTTAGAGGAATTAAACACGCTTTCCTTCTACAAAACAGGAATCGCATTTGAGGCATCACTCATTATGCCTGCCATTCTTGCTCAAGTAGGGGAATCCGAGATAGAGAAGTTAAAAAAATTCGCCCATCATGCCGGAATCGCATTTCAAATTAAAGATGACTTGCTTGATCTGGAGGGGGATGACCTTTTACTTGGAAAACCAGTCGGACAGGACAAAGAGAATAATAATTCTACATTTGTATCAGTTCTTGGCAGGGAGGGTGCTCGTAAAGTAATGTGGGATCATTACTGCTATGCTATGGAAGCTATTGTACAGATTTCACCGAAGAGTTCATTTTTAAAGCACTTATTGAATTATATGGTGAACAGACAGCGCTAA
- a CDS encoding peptide MFS transporter codes for MVKLNKQSGVPGIPNTGFFGHPKGLFTLFFTEFWERFSYYGMRAILVLYLYAEVSKGGLGFDQTTAMSIAAIYGSLVYLSGIIGGWVADRLLGTSRTVFYGGVFIMLGHVVLALPLGAEAFFASMFLIIIGTGLLKPNISSVVGDLYTKADNRRDSGFSIFYMGINLGAFIAPFVVEGLRGHYDSYHAGFSAAAVGMFLGLIVFVITKKKNLGTIGTQPPNPLSPEGKKKFALYFGVTIALLIVLFYALITIGWLTIDRFVLLVTILAVIIPVVYFVWMYKSSKTTAEEQSRLLAYIPLFLSAVIFWAIYEQGSNLLNIYALERTNLTLLGFKIAPGVLQAMPALFVIIFAPVAAWLWMKLGDKQPSTSRKFSIGLLLAGLSFIVMLVPGYLSGGDSLVSPYWLILSYLIVTLGELCLSPVGLSATTKLAPAAFSAQTMSLWFLASAVAQAINAQLVKLYSTETELLYFGLIGGFAILCSIIIYFISPTIQKYMRGVK; via the coding sequence TTGGTTAAATTAAACAAACAGTCGGGTGTTCCAGGCATTCCGAACACAGGTTTTTTCGGACACCCTAAAGGACTTTTCACATTATTTTTCACAGAGTTTTGGGAACGTTTTTCGTATTATGGAATGCGGGCCATCCTGGTCCTCTACTTATACGCTGAAGTTAGCAAGGGCGGACTGGGGTTTGATCAAACCACAGCCATGTCAATTGCTGCAATCTATGGATCTTTAGTCTATCTATCAGGTATTATCGGTGGATGGGTTGCAGACCGTTTACTTGGGACAAGCAGAACCGTATTCTACGGTGGAGTTTTTATTATGCTTGGTCATGTTGTTCTGGCATTACCGCTCGGGGCTGAAGCCTTTTTTGCCAGTATGTTCTTAATTATCATTGGTACCGGATTGCTAAAGCCGAACATTTCCAGTGTTGTTGGTGACTTATATACAAAGGCCGACAATCGCCGGGACTCAGGATTCAGTATCTTCTATATGGGGATTAATTTAGGTGCTTTTATAGCTCCATTTGTTGTAGAAGGATTACGCGGGCATTACGATAGCTACCATGCAGGTTTTTCAGCTGCTGCTGTAGGTATGTTTCTTGGATTAATCGTATTTGTTATTACGAAAAAGAAAAATCTGGGCACCATTGGAACACAGCCACCTAATCCATTAAGCCCTGAAGGCAAAAAGAAATTTGCTCTTTATTTTGGGGTAACAATTGCTCTATTAATTGTCCTTTTCTATGCTCTGATTACAATCGGTTGGCTAACCATTGATCGATTTGTTTTACTCGTAACTATTTTGGCAGTTATTATACCAGTCGTTTACTTTGTTTGGATGTACAAAAGCTCTAAAACAACTGCAGAAGAACAATCAAGATTACTTGCCTATATTCCATTATTCCTGTCAGCAGTTATCTTCTGGGCTATTTATGAACAAGGCTCTAATTTACTGAATATTTATGCTTTAGAGAGAACTAATTTAACTTTGTTAGGCTTTAAAATCGCACCGGGTGTGCTACAGGCAATGCCTGCCCTCTTCGTAATCATCTTTGCACCAGTTGCAGCTTGGTTATGGATGAAGCTAGGGGATAAGCAGCCTTCAACTTCCAGAAAATTTTCAATTGGCTTGCTATTAGCGGGTCTATCTTTTATCGTGATGCTTGTACCAGGATACCTAAGTGGCGGTGACTCACTTGTCAGTCCTTATTGGCTCATATTGAGCTATCTAATCGTCACACTTGGAGAGCTTTGTCTATCTCCTGTTGGTTTATCTGCTACAACTAAATTGGCACCTGCTGCATTCTCCGCTCAAACGATGAGCCTATGGTTCCTCGCTAGTGCTGTTGCACAGGCCATAAATGCACAGCTTGTAAAACTTTATAGTACGGAAACGGAACTCCTGTATTTTGGATTAATCGGTGGATTCGCAATTCTATGTTCAATTATTATTTACTTCATCTCACCAACCATCCAAAAATACATGAGAGGCGTTAAATAA
- a CDS encoding L-ribulose-5-phosphate 4-epimerase, whose protein sequence is MLEKLKEEVFEANLELPKHGLVKYTWGNVSAIDRDSGLFVIKPSGVDYKTMKPSDMVVVDLDGQVVEGELNPSSDTATHAVLYKHYSEIGGIVHTHSTWATIWAQAGLDVPAMGTTHADTFYGSIPCARFLTQEEVDRGYEVETGKVIIETFEQRGLDILAVPGILLHGHGPFTWGKDAKSAVMNSVVLEEVSKMNLFTRELNHFAEELPQRILDKHYLRKHGKNAYYGQK, encoded by the coding sequence ATTTAGAATTGCCCAAGCATGGACTCGTCAAATATACATGGGGAAATGTAAGTGCAATTGACCGTGATAGTGGCTTATTTGTTATCAAACCGAGCGGTGTTGATTATAAGACGATGAAGCCAAGTGATATGGTGGTTGTTGATTTGGATGGTCAGGTGGTTGAAGGGGAATTGAATCCTTCATCAGATACAGCAACTCATGCAGTACTTTACAAGCATTATTCAGAGATTGGCGGCATTGTGCATACGCACTCAACCTGGGCGACTATATGGGCTCAAGCAGGTTTAGATGTTCCGGCGATGGGAACTACTCATGCCGATACATTCTATGGTTCCATTCCATGTGCAAGGTTTTTAACTCAAGAGGAAGTTGACCGTGGGTACGAAGTGGAAACTGGAAAGGTCATTATCGAAACATTTGAACAACGTGGATTAGATATATTGGCAGTTCCCGGTATTTTACTTCATGGACACGGACCATTTACTTGGGGCAAAGATGCAAAATCAGCGGTTATGAACAGTGTGGTATTAGAAGAGGTCTCAAAAATGAATTTATTTACACGAGAACTAAATCATTTTGCTGAAGAATTGCCACAACGTATTTTAGATAAGCACTATCTACGTAAACATGGAAAAAATGCCTACTATGGGCAAAAATAA